A single Tenacibaculum sp. 190524A02b DNA region contains:
- a CDS encoding Crp/Fnr family transcriptional regulator, translated as MKEQILIDHIRTYITLSEEEASEIATFFEYHFYTKKETLLFSEKRCDTVFFVMKGCLHLYFFDNLGNKKTTQFAIEEWWLTDFLAFQNQHPSNFNIEAVEKSEILSISFSKYHELLNKFPKMERYFRTIYETAYGAALMRFKYNNTYSKEEIFFRFKEKFPEFVQRVPQYVLASFLGLTPEYLSEIKKKQFS; from the coding sequence ATGAAGGAACAAATTTTAATAGACCATATACGAACTTACATAACACTTTCAGAAGAAGAAGCATCTGAAATTGCTACTTTTTTTGAATATCATTTTTATACTAAAAAAGAAACGTTACTTTTTTCTGAAAAACGTTGTGATACCGTGTTTTTTGTGATGAAAGGATGTTTACATCTCTATTTTTTTGATAACTTAGGGAATAAAAAAACTACACAATTTGCTATAGAAGAGTGGTGGTTAACAGACTTTTTAGCGTTTCAAAATCAACATCCGTCAAATTTTAATATTGAAGCGGTAGAAAAGTCTGAAATCTTATCCATTAGCTTTTCAAAATACCATGAGTTGTTAAATAAATTTCCAAAAATGGAACGGTATTTTAGAACCATTTATGAAACTGCTTATGGTGCGGCTTTAATGCGTTTTAAGTATAACAATACCTACTCAAAGGAAGAAATATTTTTTCGATTTAAAGAAAAGTTCCCAGAATTTGTACAACGCGTGCCTCAATATGTTTTAGCTAGTTTTTTAGGTTTAACACCCGAATATTTAAGTGAAATTAAGAAGAAACAGTTTTCTTAA
- a CDS encoding response regulator transcription factor, with protein sequence MKKINIVIADDNRFFCDALKDSIQQHNDFLVKATFNHLNDLINYTNHCIFDILILDVNFNGISSLEFINEIRPVENNFKIILLTTLNNNLTKQEALEKGIDAFVGKDSDLSSFKNTIINTLKNGSIKTNNTKAKISINNTTYTKRKIEILRALYKHSDKNEKALSKILHISESALKSHKRELFEITDTNNTTELIKYGIKNGLILP encoded by the coding sequence ATGAAGAAAATTAATATTGTTATCGCTGACGACAATCGTTTTTTTTGTGACGCCTTAAAAGATAGTATTCAACAACATAATGATTTTTTGGTGAAAGCAACTTTTAACCATTTAAACGATTTAATAAACTATACCAATCATTGTATTTTTGATATATTAATTCTTGACGTTAATTTCAATGGTATAAGTTCACTTGAATTTATAAACGAAATTAGACCTGTAGAAAATAATTTTAAAATTATTTTACTTACTACATTAAATAACAATTTAACCAAACAAGAAGCTTTAGAAAAAGGTATAGATGCTTTTGTAGGAAAAGACTCTGATTTAAGTAGTTTTAAAAACACTATTATAAATACACTTAAAAACGGTAGTATTAAAACGAACAATACTAAAGCGAAAATAAGTATTAACAACACTACCTATACAAAACGAAAGATTGAAATTTTAAGAGCTTTGTATAAACATTCTGATAAAAATGAAAAAGCACTTTCTAAAATTCTTCACATTTCAGAAAGTGCTTTAAAATCTCACAAACGTGAGTTGTTTGAAATTACTGACACAAATAATACCACAGAACTTATAAAATATGGCATTAAAAATGGTTTAATTTTACCTTAG
- a CDS encoding M57 family metalloprotease, translating to MKINQFKFIGLIVVFGIFTQSCNNNPEVVNLPEPQNQEIPQEVMNKLKEVNLNTNYIKKVTYETLEGNIEHAYEVEGDVVISHDELMRLGTQSLGKSNANSKKQYRTFNLVSTPRTITVVGYTGGQFALSNTARTGLRYAVNNFNALNMSIQMNLVFTTNFDGDDIVVYYDAGRELPEDSVRGRAEFPSSNGLPGLRVRINTGANRSGDAQIIEGLMTHEIGHTLGLRHTDWDTRQSCGQSGESPGSIGAVYIPGTAGASNDPSSIMNSCFPSSVQGELSRFDKIALEYLY from the coding sequence ATGAAAATCAATCAATTTAAATTTATTGGTCTTATTGTCGTATTCGGAATTTTTACACAATCATGTAATAACAACCCCGAAGTAGTTAACTTACCTGAGCCCCAGAATCAAGAAATTCCACAAGAGGTAATGAACAAACTAAAAGAAGTTAACTTAAATACCAATTACATTAAAAAAGTCACCTATGAAACTCTTGAAGGAAATATTGAGCATGCCTATGAAGTTGAGGGTGACGTTGTTATTTCTCATGATGAGTTAATGCGCTTAGGAACACAATCTCTAGGAAAAAGTAATGCAAATTCTAAAAAGCAATACAGAACTTTTAACCTAGTTAGTACACCTAGAACCATCACTGTTGTTGGTTATACCGGCGGACAATTTGCTTTAAGTAATACTGCAAGAACTGGTTTACGTTATGCTGTTAACAATTTCAATGCTTTAAACATGTCTATCCAAATGAATTTAGTTTTTACAACTAACTTTGATGGAGACGATATTGTAGTATATTATGATGCTGGCAGAGAGTTACCTGAAGACAGCGTAAGAGGTAGAGCAGAATTTCCTTCGAGTAATGGTTTACCTGGACTTAGAGTACGCATAAATACTGGAGCAAACAGATCTGGAGATGCGCAAATTATAGAAGGCCTTATGACCCATGAAATTGGCCATACACTTGGATTACGTCATACGGACTGGGATACTAGACAATCTTGTGGACAAAGTGGTGAATCACCAGGTTCTATTGGAGCAGTTTATATTCCTGGAACAGCTGGGGCTAGTAATGACCCTTCTTCAATTATGAATTCTTGCTTCCCTTCTAGTGTACAAGGAGAGTTGAGTCGTTTTGACAAAATAGCCTTGGAATACCTTTATTAA
- a CDS encoding DJ-1/PfpI family protein, whose product MKQQHFLATFIFTLMLIGCNSQPSKNNQKVVIKEQHVVEVDTLTKHLKPFKPELPTIGLLMFNGVLQGEVVATSDVFGKPSHKGEQLFNVITIAQTEKPITTEEGLHLVPDYTFENCPKLTALFVPSGYDMYAQVRNKAMVNFIKEKNKETQYMVSNCGGAQLIGKSGIADGHKIVTWIGGGKQLQKDYPNLKVQNDSLVTFVEDGKFSSSNGNLTSYITALNLVEKMTSTAHRKFVETYLYIDRLRAWKK is encoded by the coding sequence ATGAAACAACAACACTTTTTAGCAACCTTTATTTTTACATTGATGCTTATAGGTTGTAATTCTCAACCATCAAAAAACAATCAAAAAGTAGTAATTAAAGAGCAACACGTAGTAGAAGTAGATACCTTAACAAAGCATTTAAAACCATTTAAACCAGAACTGCCTACTATTGGATTGCTTATGTTTAATGGAGTTTTACAAGGTGAAGTAGTAGCTACTTCAGATGTATTTGGAAAACCCTCGCATAAAGGAGAGCAATTATTCAATGTAATCACCATAGCGCAAACAGAAAAACCAATCACTACAGAAGAAGGTTTACACTTGGTGCCCGATTATACTTTTGAAAACTGCCCTAAGCTAACCGCTTTATTTGTACCAAGTGGTTATGATATGTATGCGCAGGTACGTAATAAAGCCATGGTTAATTTTATAAAAGAAAAAAACAAAGAAACCCAATACATGGTAAGCAATTGTGGAGGAGCACAGTTAATTGGGAAATCAGGTATTGCAGATGGACACAAAATTGTAACTTGGATAGGTGGCGGAAAACAATTACAAAAAGATTATCCTAATTTAAAAGTCCAGAATGATAGTTTGGTAACTTTTGTTGAAGATGGTAAGTTTAGTTCTTCCAACGGAAATTTAACCAGTTATATTACGGCATTAAATTTAGTAGAAAAAATGACAAGCACTGCACACCGAAAGTTTGTGGAAACCTATTTGTATATTGATAGACTTAGAGCTTGGAAAAAGTAA
- the bcp gene encoding thioredoxin-dependent thiol peroxidase: MTTLKKGDKAPDFNCKDENGTERKLSDYVGKKLVLFFYPKASTPGCTAEACNLRDNYQEFLAKGYAILGVSADSAKRQQNWINKHELPFPLLADEEKEVINAYGVWGPKKFMGREYDGIHRTTFIIDAEGIIEEVILKVKTKEHAAQIL, translated from the coding sequence ATGACAACATTAAAAAAAGGAGATAAAGCGCCAGATTTTAACTGTAAAGATGAAAACGGAACAGAAAGAAAATTATCAGATTATGTAGGTAAAAAATTAGTATTGTTTTTTTATCCTAAGGCAAGTACGCCTGGTTGTACAGCAGAAGCTTGTAATTTAAGAGATAATTATCAAGAGTTTTTGGCTAAAGGGTATGCTATTTTAGGAGTAAGTGCAGATAGTGCAAAACGTCAACAAAATTGGATAAATAAACATGAATTGCCTTTCCCTCTTTTAGCGGATGAAGAAAAAGAAGTGATTAATGCCTATGGTGTTTGGGGACCTAAGAAATTTATGGGACGTGAATACGACGGAATTCATAGAACTACTTTTATAATAGATGCTGAAGGGATTATTGAAGAAGTAATTTTAAAGGTAAAAACGAAAGAACACGCAGCTCAAATACTATAG
- a CDS encoding endonuclease III, giving the protein MTKAEKVQFVIDTLEKLYPETPIPLDHKDPYTLLIAVLLSAQSTDARVNTITPLLFEKADNPYDMVKLTVEEIREIIKPVGLSPMKSKGIHGLSQILIEKHNGEVPADFDALEELPAVGHKTASVVMAQAFNIPAFPVDTHIHRLMYRWNLTTGKNVAQTEKDAKRLFPKELWNKLHLQIIYYGREYSPARGWNIENDIITKTIGRKSVLD; this is encoded by the coding sequence ATGACTAAAGCCGAAAAAGTACAGTTTGTAATAGATACATTAGAAAAACTATATCCTGAAACACCAATTCCTTTAGATCATAAAGATCCTTATACTTTATTAATAGCTGTGCTTCTTTCTGCTCAAAGCACAGATGCAAGAGTAAACACCATTACACCATTATTATTTGAAAAAGCAGACAATCCGTATGACATGGTTAAATTAACTGTAGAAGAAATTAGGGAAATTATTAAACCCGTTGGGTTATCTCCCATGAAGTCTAAAGGGATACACGGATTATCTCAAATATTAATTGAAAAACATAATGGTGAAGTACCTGCCGATTTTGATGCTCTTGAAGAATTACCTGCTGTTGGTCATAAAACGGCTAGTGTAGTAATGGCACAAGCTTTTAATATTCCTGCTTTTCCTGTAGACACACATATTCACCGTTTGATGTACCGCTGGAATTTAACTACAGGTAAAAATGTAGCTCAAACAGAAAAAGATGCAAAACGTTTATTCCCTAAAGAATTATGGAACAAACTACACTTACAAATTATTTATTATGGTAGAGAATATTCTCCCGCACGTGGATGGAATATTGAAAATGACATAATTACAAAAACTATAGGTAGAAAATCTGTTTTAGATTAA
- a CDS encoding aminotransferase class V-fold PLP-dependent enzyme has product MSSSSRRKFLQKVSLGVMGASIGTRAFAASPLPLFQNKKQLLKADSKSIRKEFLLEEGLSYFNTGSLGPSTQQVVETVYKNMCLLEANPVSNNWGPIGRQANAVRTKIANYINAQEDEIILTRNTTEGMNMLVKGLQLKAGDEVIISTDEHYGGRVGWEYLEKHQGIKVKKIAFPRKNLTTDEVLEIIKKQITSKTKVCSFMDVSTVTGMRMPFKELSEITKPKGIFLISDGAQSIGMLQVDVKVMGVDAFAASGHKWMLGPKETGFLYIAKNQQKNINTLELASGYKLYNHNTGTRNVANFIGLGKAIDEQAKWGGIQAIEKHNTKLASYLLKALQENKQASILTSNSKELQSGIVAITPKRKTSKEIYTTLKEKNMVVKNLGKINVLRFSTHIFNTQKEVDVLIRNLTELL; this is encoded by the coding sequence ATGAGTAGTTCATCAAGAAGAAAATTCTTACAAAAAGTATCATTAGGGGTAATGGGAGCAAGTATAGGAACTAGAGCTTTTGCAGCGAGTCCGTTACCTCTTTTTCAAAATAAAAAACAATTATTAAAAGCAGATAGTAAGTCTATTCGTAAAGAGTTTTTACTAGAAGAAGGTTTAAGTTATTTTAATACTGGAAGCTTAGGGCCATCTACCCAACAAGTAGTAGAAACAGTTTATAAAAATATGTGTTTATTAGAAGCCAATCCGGTTAGCAATAATTGGGGACCTATAGGAAGACAAGCCAATGCTGTAAGAACCAAAATAGCTAATTATATCAATGCTCAGGAAGACGAGATAATTCTTACGCGAAACACTACTGAGGGAATGAATATGTTAGTTAAAGGATTACAATTAAAAGCAGGAGATGAAGTAATTATTTCAACAGATGAACATTATGGAGGAAGAGTAGGATGGGAGTATTTAGAAAAACACCAAGGTATTAAAGTTAAAAAAATAGCTTTTCCTAGAAAAAATTTAACAACAGATGAAGTTTTAGAAATTATAAAAAAACAAATTACTTCTAAAACAAAGGTTTGTAGCTTTATGGATGTTTCTACAGTAACGGGAATGCGAATGCCTTTTAAAGAACTATCAGAAATAACCAAACCTAAAGGAATTTTTTTAATTAGTGATGGCGCACAATCAATAGGAATGTTACAAGTTGATGTAAAAGTTATGGGAGTTGATGCTTTTGCAGCTAGCGGCCATAAATGGATGTTAGGACCTAAAGAAACAGGCTTTTTGTACATAGCTAAAAACCAACAAAAAAACATTAACACCTTAGAGTTGGCTTCAGGTTATAAACTGTATAATCATAATACAGGAACAAGAAATGTAGCTAATTTTATAGGATTAGGAAAAGCCATAGATGAACAAGCAAAATGGGGAGGAATCCAAGCTATAGAGAAGCATAATACAAAATTAGCCTCGTATTTATTAAAAGCACTACAAGAAAATAAACAAGCTTCTATACTTACTTCTAATTCAAAAGAATTACAATCAGGGATTGTAGCAATAACACCTAAAAGAAAAACATCAAAAGAAATCTATACTACGTTAAAAGAGAAAAATATGGTAGTAAAAAACTTGGGGAAAATAAATGTATTACGATTCTCTACTCATATTTTTAATACGCAAAAAGAGGTAGATGTATTAATCAGAAATTTAACAGAACTTCTTTAA
- a CDS encoding amidohydrolase family protein yields the protein MMMILPEKIIDMHVHIFNLKYIPIFGAIKAYAPFIKDAHAKTAEIVLLIATGKSRFKELEAFKNMSFEDTRKTIDIKMLEEENDVLAENIVDLLDDHEIERLMDEEYFYEAVYDIENDQLDKEIFTEIGGMKSAKQAKALKLFSIKRKLRKLIKKVISGFHFLKWFLFMTRSEKKVYEKMKKSYPSVNTFVFHMLDGYHYFKDSSSAFGNPAYYRIEEQIKRMKKMLDLHTDLIGFLPYNPKRPESLRLIKKYMNHERFIGVKFYPSFGYKPINDPDEEVNRNNKELFRFCIEYDIPILTHCTNEGFQAQPGISGENCNPKYWEELLSIQEFKNLRICMGHAGGVDGWFDDFDPDEGEVFTGSEDEAGNIEYPYAKKMYELCVKFPNVYCEVGFLSHVKNDGKMENYVKRLQYLFENDNETYKFSDKVMYGSDWHILYNHGIQYDYDKEYIGIFNKPVLKEYIENFFYKNAAKFLTMF from the coding sequence ATGATGATGATACTACCAGAAAAAATAATAGATATGCATGTACATATTTTTAACTTAAAATACATACCTATTTTTGGAGCCATAAAAGCGTATGCTCCTTTTATAAAAGATGCACATGCAAAAACAGCTGAAATTGTTTTATTAATAGCCACAGGAAAGAGTAGATTTAAAGAGTTAGAAGCGTTTAAAAACATGTCTTTTGAAGATACTCGTAAAACAATAGATATTAAAATGCTAGAAGAAGAGAATGATGTTTTAGCAGAAAACATTGTTGATTTACTTGATGATCATGAAATTGAAAGGTTGATGGATGAAGAATATTTTTATGAAGCTGTATATGATATAGAAAATGATCAATTAGATAAAGAGATTTTTACTGAGATAGGAGGAATGAAGTCAGCCAAGCAAGCAAAAGCACTGAAACTGTTTTCAATTAAAAGAAAACTGAGAAAATTGATAAAGAAGGTAATATCAGGTTTTCATTTTCTTAAGTGGTTTTTATTTATGACTCGTTCAGAAAAAAAAGTTTATGAAAAAATGAAAAAAAGCTACCCAAGTGTGAACACTTTTGTTTTTCATATGCTAGATGGTTATCATTATTTTAAAGATAGTAGCAGTGCTTTTGGTAACCCTGCCTATTATAGAATTGAAGAACAAATAAAGAGGATGAAAAAGATGTTGGATTTGCATACAGATTTAATAGGTTTTTTGCCTTATAATCCCAAAAGGCCAGAGAGTTTAAGGTTGATTAAAAAGTATATGAATCATGAAAGGTTTATCGGAGTAAAGTTTTACCCTTCTTTTGGTTATAAACCTATCAATGATCCAGATGAAGAAGTAAATAGAAATAATAAAGAACTTTTTCGATTTTGTATTGAATATGACATACCTATTTTAACGCATTGTACCAATGAAGGATTTCAAGCTCAACCAGGTATATCGGGTGAAAATTGTAACCCTAAATATTGGGAAGAACTTCTAAGTATACAAGAGTTTAAGAACCTGAGAATTTGTATGGGACATGCTGGAGGAGTTGATGGTTGGTTTGATGATTTTGATCCAGACGAAGGAGAAGTATTTACTGGTTCAGAAGATGAGGCAGGAAATATAGAATATCCTTATGCAAAAAAAATGTATGAACTGTGTGTTAAGTTCCCCAACGTATATTGCGAGGTAGGTTTTTTATCTCATGTTAAAAATGATGGAAAAATGGAAAACTATGTAAAAAGACTTCAGTATTTATTTGAAAATGATAATGAAACCTATAAGTTTTCTGATAAAGTAATGTACGGGAGTGATTGGCATATACTATACAATCATGGTATTCAATATGACTATGATAAGGAGTATATAGGCATTTTTAATAAGCCTGTTCTAAAAGAGTATATTGAGAATTTTTTTTATAAAAATGCAGCAAAATTTTTAACCATGTTTTAG
- a CDS encoding ATP-binding protein: MKTKLLTTTLLFSFLFSFAQEDKTNTIYNQICVISSKEKWGIEEVYHKFKDSNFTKTKLKKLYRKLGKKNWWLYIPVKKANGEQYLTFSFPYLAYGKLYLCKNDSIIPLHRTSYYKKFPYKYLFYRHPTWEIPSDSLNSSEVILKLKNGGSRTRLELHLETKNEFLKRTQTEYIQFGLFIAFLISMICILLFFSILKKEYSVLFYAVYIFCMVIEFLAGKGLGIQFIWSDYPFITKNIRSFTQTFAVFCMGFFYLRFYTFSKDETISKNIFKWGTILTIPLMLLYLYKYLGGGMVSLYLYVWVLLKIIIFIWFVNHIYLARKKRIPNYLVFAFAAPIVSIIISQSINPLNTDSNWWIYGTANIFYIALVIEILCFTRFIFNAVIQSQKKYTQLKKISDELKYSLQNKTIEIQEQERNKLLKNVHDSFGGYLEALKLRLLNKDKDTPKKIEEILNAFDNDYRYLLNNLYAPKINANNFIETLTEFIYKINNITNNIISYNISLENTQLSKEKCIHLYRIISELVTNAIKHSNANKIKIVMSKTTSNTILLEVNDNGLGFNTSKHYKSFGLQSIQERVTKMKGKFSIQSNKNLGTLVTIKVPENEEN, from the coding sequence ATGAAAACCAAACTATTAACTACCACCTTACTTTTTAGTTTTCTCTTTTCTTTTGCTCAAGAAGACAAAACCAATACTATTTATAATCAAATTTGTGTAATCTCTTCTAAAGAAAAATGGGGCATTGAAGAGGTCTATCATAAATTCAAAGACTCTAACTTCACCAAAACAAAACTTAAAAAACTTTATAGAAAACTAGGGAAGAAGAATTGGTGGTTATACATACCTGTAAAAAAAGCAAATGGAGAACAATATTTAACTTTTTCTTTCCCCTATTTAGCATACGGAAAATTGTATTTATGTAAAAACGATTCTATTATACCATTACACAGAACTTCCTATTATAAAAAGTTTCCTTACAAATATCTATTTTACAGACACCCTACTTGGGAAATCCCTTCTGACTCATTAAACAGTAGCGAAGTAATTCTTAAATTAAAAAACGGAGGTAGTAGAACACGACTAGAACTGCATTTGGAAACTAAAAATGAGTTCCTCAAACGAACTCAAACTGAATATATCCAATTTGGATTATTCATCGCTTTTTTAATATCTATGATTTGTATACTCCTATTCTTTTCTATTTTAAAAAAGGAATACAGTGTTCTCTTTTACGCTGTTTATATTTTTTGTATGGTTATTGAATTTTTAGCTGGTAAAGGTCTAGGTATTCAATTCATATGGTCTGACTATCCTTTTATAACCAAAAACATTAGAAGTTTTACTCAAACTTTTGCTGTATTTTGCATGGGATTCTTCTATTTAAGGTTTTATACTTTTTCAAAGGATGAAACTATTTCTAAAAACATTTTTAAATGGGGTACTATACTTACTATCCCATTAATGCTACTTTATTTATATAAATATCTTGGAGGAGGAATGGTAAGTTTATACTTGTATGTATGGGTTTTATTAAAGATTATTATATTTATTTGGTTTGTCAATCATATTTATTTAGCTCGAAAAAAGAGAATCCCTAATTACCTTGTTTTTGCTTTTGCTGCACCTATTGTAAGTATTATCATTTCTCAAAGTATTAATCCTTTAAATACGGATAGTAATTGGTGGATTTATGGTACTGCTAATATTTTTTACATTGCTTTAGTTATTGAAATTTTATGTTTTACTCGCTTTATTTTTAATGCAGTTATACAATCTCAAAAAAAATACACACAATTAAAAAAGATAAGTGATGAGTTAAAATATAGTCTTCAAAATAAAACAATAGAAATACAAGAACAAGAAAGAAATAAATTACTAAAAAATGTTCATGATAGCTTTGGTGGATACTTAGAAGCTTTAAAACTTAGATTACTAAATAAAGATAAAGATACTCCTAAAAAAATTGAAGAAATTTTAAATGCTTTTGATAATGACTATAGATACCTTTTAAATAATTTATACGCTCCTAAAATTAACGCTAATAACTTTATTGAGACCTTAACCGAATTTATTTATAAAATAAATAATATAACGAATAATATTATTTCCTATAATATCTCTTTAGAAAACACTCAGTTATCTAAAGAAAAATGTATTCATTTATATAGAATAATTTCTGAATTAGTTACCAATGCTATTAAACATTCAAATGCAAATAAAATTAAAATTGTGATGTCTAAAACCACCTCCAATACTATTCTATTAGAAGTTAATGATAATGGGTTAGGTTTCAATACGTCTAAACATTATAAATCATTCGGCTTACAATCTATTCAAGAAAGAGTAACTAAAATGAAAGGTAAATTTAGCATACAATCCAATAAAAATTTAGGTACCTTAGTTACTATTAAAGTTCCTGAGAATGAAGAAAATTAA
- a CDS encoding NAD(P)/FAD-dependent oxidoreductase, producing MKNTKNIVVVGGGFAGLELVKNLSKLTNYQIVLVDSNNYNFFPPLIYQVSTGFMEPSAISYPFRKILRKYKNVRFRLGTLQKVLPEENKIQLNNGELSYDILVMATGTETNFFGNKNIQKHSLPMKTISDALSLRNVILTRFDRATRIEDEAERIKHLTFVIAGAGPTGVELSGILAEIKSSIISKDYPELKTKDLGEIHLIDGQDAVLAAMSEQASQYTSKKLVELGVSLTMNTFVNDFNGETVLLSNGTEIQSKNLIWAAGVSAKVFEGFHENCFGSGKRLRTNRFNQVISYNNIYALGDCAIIEGDESYPKGHPQLAQAALQQAKNLAENLHRKDNKWSPFKYIDKGALAIIGRNKAVLDFPKQKFTMQGFTSWLIWIFVHIMGLVNFKNKVRTLYNWLGYYIYKDQYFRMIIKPSEREHQ from the coding sequence ATGAAAAATACTAAAAATATTGTGGTTGTAGGTGGGGGATTTGCAGGTTTGGAATTGGTGAAAAACTTATCTAAATTAACCAATTATCAAATTGTTTTAGTAGATAGTAACAATTACAATTTTTTTCCACCTTTAATCTATCAAGTATCTACAGGTTTTATGGAGCCTTCCGCTATCAGTTATCCATTCCGAAAAATTTTACGTAAGTATAAAAATGTTAGATTTCGTTTAGGAACACTTCAAAAAGTATTACCAGAAGAAAATAAAATTCAATTAAATAATGGTGAGTTGTCTTATGATATTTTAGTCATGGCTACGGGCACAGAAACTAATTTTTTTGGAAATAAAAACATCCAAAAACATAGTTTGCCTATGAAAACTATTAGTGATGCATTATCACTTAGAAATGTAATTCTCACTCGATTTGACCGAGCAACAAGAATTGAAGATGAAGCTGAAAGAATAAAACACTTAACTTTTGTAATTGCAGGGGCTGGACCAACAGGAGTAGAATTATCAGGGATATTAGCTGAAATTAAAAGTTCCATTATAAGTAAAGATTATCCAGAACTAAAAACCAAAGATTTAGGTGAAATACATTTAATTGATGGCCAAGATGCTGTACTTGCCGCTATGTCAGAACAAGCAAGTCAATATACCAGTAAAAAATTAGTTGAGTTAGGAGTTTCATTAACCATGAATACGTTTGTAAATGATTTTAATGGAGAAACCGTGTTGTTATCTAATGGTACAGAAATTCAGTCTAAAAACCTCATATGGGCAGCAGGTGTATCTGCAAAAGTGTTTGAAGGATTTCATGAAAACTGTTTTGGATCAGGAAAAAGATTAAGAACCAATCGTTTTAACCAAGTAATATCTTATAATAATATTTATGCCTTAGGAGATTGTGCTATCATAGAAGGAGATGAAAGTTATCCTAAAGGTCATCCTCAGTTAGCTCAAGCTGCATTGCAGCAAGCTAAAAACTTAGCTGAAAATTTACATAGAAAGGATAATAAATGGAGCCCTTTTAAATATATAGATAAAGGAGCTTTAGCTATTATTGGTAGAAATAAGGCCGTGCTAGACTTTCCAAAACAAAAGTTTACGATGCAAGGATTTACCAGTTGGCTTATTTGGATTTTTGTACACATTATGGGCTTGGTAAACTTTAAAAATAAAGTACGAACCCTCTACAATTGGTTAGGATATTATATCTACAAGGATCAATATTTTAGAATGATTATAAAACCTTCAGAAAGAGAACACCAATAA